The DNA sequence AGATGTCAATTTCATATAAAGGTTGTCCTTTTGTTACTATCTCACCGACTTTAACATATTGGGCAATGACAAACCCTTGCTGCGGTGCGTAAACGTTGACAGAATGAGGTAAAGTGATTACTTCCCCACGGACATCAATACGCTGGGTAAAGGAAAAAAATATAGTTGTGGCTATTAAGGTAATAATAAAGAAAAATGAAAGCAATACAACAAGCCATGCTGGAAGCCCTGCAAGCAACAGTGCCTTTCCTTTCCAGTGATGTTTTTTGTATTCGATCGCTTCCTTGCGATATATTTTACTTAACATGATACTCACTTACTGAAAATTAAAAGGCCCAATACATCAGGCCTTATTTAATAATTGACTGGCTCAATAAAATATTGAGTCAGTTATGAGCACTAAAACTTAGTTGCTCCAGAAGTTAAATGTACCGTCGAAAATACCACCAACGCCCATTTTCGCATATTCGAGGGTCAAATCCCATCCGACAACACCTGCTGCAATACCAAAGCAAACACCACCAAGAATAACCCCAGCGACCATACCCACGCCCTGACCGATGGAGCCGATACCAAAGAGACCACCGCTTACGCCACCCCAGCGGCCTGCAAATGCTGTACCTGCCAGAGCACCCAGAGAAGCTCCAAGCGCGATGGCACTAATTTCTTTAACAGCCCAGGTTGCGATATCAGATAACGTATCAGTCAGCGCGCCGCCAGAAATTTCTTCCATTTCGAATACAGTTAATTGTTGCATGATTAGTCCTTTAACTAAAATTAAAATTATATATTCATTCCAGACCAGAAGTTGGTCCGCAGAGAAGATAGTCGTTGCTGTAGTATGAATCAACTCAACTCAATATGAATTGTTTATGAAGTTTTAGTGTTGATACTGAATCTAATCTAAATAATTTAGATGTTCACAGAAGCTTAATAGAATTTAGTACACAATGGTTGACTGCTATTATTAGTGTGCTTAGGTTTAATTGTGAAGTAAAAAGGTGGATGATGGTATCCACCTTTTTATCGCGAGAGTGGTTGTGTTACTCTTCCTGAATTACAACTTCAAGAATAGCTTTCACATGACCGGCCGTGACTTGGGCACTATTGTCGCTCATGCGATAATAGTCGGCGGTGAAGTTAAAGCTTTGTGATGCTTTTGCGTTGGAAAAACTGTATGCCTCGGCATCATAAAATATAATGGGGTTATTGTCTTTTTTGAAAATAATGCCAACATTGTTTGCTGCTTCGCTTCCGGTTAGCATATTATCGATGATTCCATCCCCGGCGGAGCTGGTACCATTAACAGGGTTAAACCAATAGTAAAGTTTGTTGCCAATTGAACCTGTTGGGCATGTAACATCCATTGTGATGGTTTTCTGTGAGGGAGTCGTAGCACCTCGCGAAATTGACATTAGCGTGTTTTTTTCAATTCTATTTAAGGTGATTTGACTGGGTCCAGATACTGAAATATTACAGGAGGTCGCTTTATAGGAAATACTCTTGAACTTCAGAGTCGCGGTCATCAATAAACGATCGGCGGCTCTGGGGTTAGTGCTTAAGTTACCAGCTGAAAATTTAAATACTGGGTCAGTGCTGACACCGGATGTATCAATGACAGGCTTCGTTTTGATTAACCATACCGTCATAAATCTATAATCATCATTAGATTCCTTTATAGGCACGATCATTGATTGAGCCACAGCAGGTTTTATTGAACCATTTTTACTGTCCAGAATATCTGAAAACTGGAAACCAATACCATCAATCCCGGTTTCATAGACTGGTTTTCCCATTATACCGGTGACACCCGCGACCTCAGGAGCGGTTGACGTAATAATATACTGATCTCCCAGTAATTTATTGCAATCAAATGTTTTATAGGCTCCGGTGCCGACTTTTTTTGTATACAGGACTGTTCCTACCGGTATTGTTGGATCCGTTGCGATTTTAGGACTTAAATTAAACATTGCTTGTCCAGCGGAACCATAATAATCGCATTTGGCAATTACCTCGCTACAACAGCATAGTAGGGATAAAAAAATAAGTATTTTTCTCATTCTTTATTGTTCCTTGGTCAATATTAGCGACAAACCGTTTCGATTTGACTGATGCCAGATGCTTTGCCTTCCCTGGCCGGTAAAGTAAAGGAGGCGTTGCACTGCTGCGCGGCGCTTTTGCCCCACTGGACGTTAAGGATCCCGGTCTGTTGCAGGCCGGACATATAGACCATACCGGCGTCGCTGACGATGCTTGGCTGCGACTTGCTGTCGCCGGCGAGCAGGACCATCGCGCCATAAGGCACGTCCTGGCCGCTGGCTGTTTTCAGATGGACAAATGCGCGCTGGCCGATATTCCCGGCATAATTGGCCCGCACGATGGCGCCGCGCGTCGGAACGACGCTTTGCGTCGTTTCCGGCAGCTCCATATCTTCGCCAAGCGTGGTGCTGTCCAGCGTAATATCAGTACGACGGTAAGGCGTAACGTATGGGACGATGGCGTAGCCACGATAGTCAGTGGAAATGGTGTTGTCGTTAGCGAGTCTGACGTTATCCAGTCCTGGCGCTTTAACCAGTACGGCGGCGTCGGTGATATCCTGACCGAGTGTGATGCCATCAGCATGGGCAAGGATGCTGCCGTTGGCTCCGTAGTCAATGCGTTCGCTATCGCGATCGTAACTGTAGCCGGCATTGACGCTGCCGCGGGAACCGTTATAGGTCGCGCGCATATCGCCACTGTAGTATTCCCGGTTGCTGTACCCTTGCTGCAGGCTCCATTCCAGGCTGTCGTTCTCAAGCGCGTTACCACCGATGGAAACGGACTGATCGGTAGACCCCGGATTGCTGTTGGTTAACTGATAGCTGGTATAAGTGCCCGGTAGCCAGTTGCTCAGCGGCACGGTTACGGTCAAAGTGATGCGCTGATCGTCCTGGGCGTCTTTTCCGGAGTTATCCCCACTCCAGGTATAGCGGTTATAGCTATAACCCAGGTAATAGTTCACATTGCGTAAGCCTCCGTTGTACCCTACGCTGATCGACTTGTTGGTGCGCTTATCGTCCCAGTAATCTTCAATCAATCCGCTTATCGAAAGGCTACCAAGACCTTTACCCAGGCTTTGGTTCAGCGTCAGGTTGGTCCGGTTGCGCAGCGAGCGAGGAGTGTAGTTGCCATCATTGGAATAACTATCCAACACTTCAGAGAGCGTATTAAATCCGTGGGTGGAATAGCGGTAGCCAGCGATAGTCACGTTAGTACCGGTTTCGATAATATTTTTCCCGTAACGGACACGCCATGACTGTCCTGAGGTCTTTTC is a window from the Klebsiella oxytoca genome containing:
- a CDS encoding fimbrial protein, coding for MRKILIFLSLLCCCSEVIAKCDYYGSAGQAMFNLSPKIATDPTIPVGTVLYTKKVGTGAYKTFDCNKLLGDQYIITSTAPEVAGVTGIMGKPVYETGIDGIGFQFSDILDSKNGSIKPAVAQSMIVPIKESNDDYRFMTVWLIKTKPVIDTSGVSTDPVFKFSAGNLSTNPRAADRLLMTATLKFKSISYKATSCNISVSGPSQITLNRIEKNTLMSISRGATTPSQKTITMDVTCPTGSIGNKLYYWFNPVNGTSSAGDGIIDNMLTGSEAANNVGIIFKKDNNPIIFYDAEAYSFSNAKASQSFNFTADYYRMSDNSAQVTAGHVKAILEVVIQEE